The window CCTCTGCGGAGAAGCGTGCGTGCGTATCACTACATTCCTAGTTTTTACATAATTCGTCGATATAGCTGTGGATGGCCCGGCGAAGCCTGTTTTCAAATTTCTCCGATACAACAGGCAACCTTGACTAGTCGGGGAACGACTTAAGAAGCGTCACCCCGATACCAAGCATGTCACTTGGTTTCCTCGTTAAGGAATTCAACGAATCTCTCCGACAGCCTTTTGCCCTGCAAGCCGTGACACACGCGCGCATGCAATATTGAATTCACACCTCAGTCCTACGGGAGTGAAACTGACAATGTTGCGTTTAGCGAACACCTACCAATGCAGACTCGCCACATCCCGCGTATGCAGGAGACATACCTGGTCCTGGTCCCCTTGGGCTCCTTTCCTGGTGCGAATGCCAATTTTtgctctgtcttcctccgatAACTGGAGCACGTCGCATATCAACAAAAAGACTTCATCTCGCCGCCGAATTTGGCCCTGAACACATAGTGCGACTGCACAGCCCAGCCACCATGTATGAATGATCCTTCTGCCACTCGTTGATTGTGTTTACGATGGGGAATTAGGACAGAATATCAAGTTCTTTGCCTGGAGCTTTGTTACGTTCCGTACAGTTGTAGGTAAAAGGTATGTTAGAGACTCAGACTAGCGTTGGAGCATATTGTTTCATTCGATAGTCGACGCTCAATCTTACCATGCATAGCTCTTTTCCTGTACCACTTTTTTTTTTCACGCATCCTGTCTCGATACTAGGCCGTATGCACCTACTTCCAGAGCTTGGTGCTTGGCAATCATTTCAGATATTAGTCGTCGGTCTACATAATAttcgcgttcgtcttcctccttctgcTGCCGTTCCAGTATCTTTTCAATCTCGTCTCTGCAAACACGCCATGAAGAACAAAGTGTTGAAGCTCCATGTTTGGCAGAAGGGGTGACTGTAGCTGAAACCAAGATAGCTTGACGTTTGACACCACCCTCAGGTTCCGTTTCAAAGGTTCAACCTGGATCCCCGGCATGTTTACGACGCTGTACCTACTTGAGCTTTGCGTTTTCCAACAGGAACCTGTCCAAAGCCTCTTCCAACGCTGTCACCTTGGTCTTGGCTTCAGCCAGTTCCTCACGAGTTCCCGAAAGATCAGTCACCGCACCCGCGTTCTGCAACGGAGGACAAGGCAAGGGATCAAAGATATCTGAAGCAGTCGATGGCCCGTGCCACAAGCCCCCCGTAGTCGTGCAGTGCTGACGCCTGCTCGCTCGAATCACTTGTACCGGATTGCGATCTGCCGAAAACTGTTTTATTAGGATTGTGGGCAGTGTCATTAACACTATGATGCGTCTAGACCAAGATCTACCGGAGGTACCGCCATCCGCGATTAGCGAAATCAGACAATCCGCATGCTCGCCTGACATGCTCGGATGCGGCTTGTACGTTCCTGCACATGTGGGCGGGCGCCCAGAACCAAAAGTCTACCGGATGTATGCTAAGCTGTAGGGAGGCAACCCAGCATTGCTGTTCATTTGAATGATTCCTCGCTCTGTGGTCGATGCTGGTGCATTCTCACATCCGTCACGGTCCCTCGCCATGAAAGCTTCCGCACTTCAGATTTGGTTTCCACAGCACTTGCGTCTTTCTTGCAGTTGCAAGGCAGTTGGGACACGTGATGCACCTACCTCTCTCAGTTTTCTCCGAAGTTGTCTGACTTCCGTTTCagtctgttccttttctccttttaGCCTTTGCAGCATTGCGTCACTCTCCTCCTAAGCACCAGACCGAAGAGGAAACTCAGAACGTGATACATGAAATTCAGGAAAAAAACGTAGTACACGGCAAACCTAGCGACCTCATCAGCTCCACAAAACGCTAGGATTCTTGCGTAGTTGTGACCCACTTGCATGTGCTCCATGACCTTGTTAAGACTTTCGACCGTTCGACGCGCTTCGTTCAACTCCGCCTCAATAGCATCCCGTTCAGCGTGAGACTGAATCAACTCTAGTTCTGAATGAAAAACCATCGTACACGGCACCAACGAACCCGTAACCTTGAGAATGTGACTGCAACTTTCCTAACGGCGCGGCGCCTAGCTGCGCATCTCCTGTGGCGATACGAACGCTTCTCCGACCAAAACAACGGTCCGGAATGCCTGATACTTGGAGAACACACCTGATTGATTCTGAACGCTCTGCAGATTGCTTAGCCGCGCAAGTTCGCTTTTAGACAAAGTCAGCTCCTTTTCCAAAGCCTCGACCTTCTGTAGGCATGACACAAGGCGCACGAAACGGAACCCAGCGCCGTGCAAAGGGCTCGTTGCGCCGTTCCCTCGCGGCTGTCCTTGCACCACTTGAGTCGCGATGGGACTACGAGGAGGCAGGACGACGCCTTTGCTGCCCGGATGGCCAGTCCAACGAGCGTCGACGGGTCCGGTACAAAGGCGGCAGCCACCACCGGGGATATCCATCTCACGTGCGGTATTTGACGGTAAATTTTACGCTGCCTTACCATTGCGTGTGACCTGTGTTCGGCGAGCTCCGCCGATGCGGCTTGCAAGGACTGCGACACGTCCGCGTGCGCTCGCTGAGTAGACGAAAAGTGACACACCTTAACGACACGATGACTTTCAGGACTTGCATGCGCTGACGCCAATTGCCTCCACCCTTTCCCCGGAAAGATCAAACCGATCCGGCGGGGTGTCTGAGGCTGCGCTTTCTCGTTGGACGCACCTGCCAAGCCTTgacctggagaagaaggtcCCGATTTTCGCATTCGAGTTGCTGTGACCGAGCAACCACGGGGTCGcctggcctctctgtttcgtcacTCTGTGCGGCCTTTCGATTGGCAGTTTGAAGCCTCTCGTACTGCTGGAGCAACGAATCGTACTGCTGCCTGTGAAGAGACGTACACTTTGCAAGCAGTGGCAATTGATCCGAGGCTATAGTACGTAGATATAAAACAAAATCAGCGAGGCCCCTTTTCAAACAACGCCAGCTTCCATCTGCGGATATTTGCCTCTACGCAATCGTTATTTAAGTCTGGGCAGTTCACGGCTGCGTCAGTTTGGCAGCGCGATTGGCCCTCCGGAGAACCCGTCGCGGTGCTGGCCGCCAAGGTGTCGACACACGGCACGTAATCGCGCGAGACGCGTAAATACTGAATTCAGTCCAAAACGGAAACAAGAGCAGACCTTAGCATCCTTGTGCCCCGCGACGGTCACGTGATGGAGCTACAAGACTCCAGACCAAACTTTGGCAGCCGAGTGCATCATTCCACCGACTGATAGCGGGTGTGGGGTACCTGACGGAACGAAGAGCTTCGTTCATGTGCTGCTGGACTTGGGCCTgtcgctctgcctcctggTCTTCAGCCTGCGTATAGCGAACCCgcgcagagggaagagcaTCTGACGCGCTTTTTGGCGAATCTCGCACGTGCGCCTACGGCTTCTGACTTCAGCCAGGGAAGTGTGACGCCGCACGCCACCCGCGGGAGTGGTTGCTCGGCGATTCCTGTGAAGACACCGGAATTTTTGAGACACCCGAGCAACTCTCTCCACGGACCCGCGCTGCGACTGCACGACACATTCGGGTGACCTCTCCCCTTGAAATATCTGTAGCCGCGGGACGCGAGTGAAGGCCACCAAGGCCCGCAGTCCCAGGCTTTTCCTAGGAAGTGtggcgctctctctcccgcacCTTCTTGGCGGCCTCAGTGGTTTGGTTCACTTGGTGCTCGAAAGCCTCTTTGACGTTCCGCAGCTCGTCCTCGAGTTCGTGGATCCGGCGCTCCTGCAAAGAAATCCGATGCTGGAGTAGCTGGCGAAGGCGCACCTCGTCTTGCAATTGCTTCTCAGCCACGATGTCACCCGGCACTGGTCCATCATTGTCGCATGCTGAGATGCAAATGCAGAGCACACACGCGGAGGTCGAAGCAGCGTTCATCTCACCGAGAAACAGCCAGCGCTGTCGAAGGAGTGTGGGCCACACAAAGCGCCGGAAAAATGCGAGCGACGGAGAGTAGCAGATGGAAAATTTGGAGGAGTCCGGAGTTGACCTTCGAACCTGAAGCCCTTCGGGACAACGTCACTTCCATTTGAAGACGATAAAGGCGAGCAGCGTAGGCCACTGCTCACTTGCGctttcctgcatgcgctgtgcGCAACGGTTTCTGACGCACCTGCGGCACCGGCAGCCCCCCGGTCGTCGGCGACTGCAGAACCAGCTGCTTCCCCGGAGCCTCGAATGGAACACTgtcgagacaaaaagagtcgtctgtgtcttttttctaGGGACGCcgtccttccctcctcgccaGACACCGCAGGAGCTGAATCGTTCTcggcggagaggcagtgAAGACACTCGAGGAGTCGGGCGGAGAGCGCGAACCAATCGAGAATGGGCGACGAATTCTCAGCCGAAGGCACCGcgcgagaggccgcagcggctgcctcgctctctaGCCACTCCAGTTGACTGGGAGGCAGGCACGGCGCCAAGGTTGCAGACGCAGCTCGTTGAAACGCCGGCGACGctggaaagacggagacagagaaacgatTCATGCTTgctgagaaggaagaaacgtcGAAACCGTTTCGAGGGTGATGACCCGACACATCCGCAGCCTAGACGGGTCAGACGGCCAGCGGTCTCCCGGTCGCGAAacgtctcgttttcctttcccagCACTCCTCGCTGCTCCCACGTGTGAACAGATCTctatatgtttatatatacgCGCTTATATGCAGATTTGCAGATAAATCCGTGCATGCGTCACaggtgtacatgcatatggGTGGGTCTTTGTGGGTCACCTAGGAACGGAGTCCTTTGTTTCTGGCTTTTTGTGCCGGCACTGGCGTGGCGTTCTTACCGACGAGGTTCGTCCACTCACTGAGGAGCCACTCAGCTCGTCCCCTTGCCCTCTCCGTACAGCAGCAGGCGGCATCGAGTTGCATGAGCGCCTCTTGGGCGTCTCGGCCGAAGTCCCCGCATTCCTCTTCCCCATCGACAAAGGGAGTGCCCGAGCCGTTTCCTTCCGGCTCCGAACTCGCGTGGCTGTCCTCCGCTCCTGCATCGGGCCCTTTCAGACCGGGGAGAGATGCACTGCTGGCGCTTCCCGCCTCCACGCCACGCGAGCTTTTCCTCGACAGATCGAACCGTTTCGAGACCCGTGAGGCTCCAGGGAATGCAGGCAACCCGCTGTCAGCGTCTGATCCACACAGTGCGTGCAACAGTTTGCGAACTGGGGCACGCAAGTCGCTGAGAGGGATGAGAGGACTCCCTGCGAGGGAAGCCGTCTCGAACAGATCGCTGTCTGGCGGCGGAAacgccgctgcggcggcgtCACGAGGAGTGGAGATGGAAGAAGGTCCACCCCGTGGCccacggagaaggcggcacTGGTTGCGCAAATCCACAATCAGTTGGGTGTGTTCTGcggtctccttctctgttgaCAACACACAACGACAGACTGGGCCGAGAAGCGTCAGCCGGCCTCAGCGTGGCAACCGGCGCTTCCTGTCGGCAAAACAGCGCCCCAAATCCCGAGCCATGCTTCGGCGCAGAAACCCGCGCCTCAGTAGGGTAGGGGCCCGGAAACCGACGGGTGAAGGAGTTGATGAGCAACGGACCAGCGGCTCTCAAACACCATttgctttctcgtttccacGCGCAGATGCGTATGGCTGCCTGGGAGCGCGTCCCGCGGCGGGTTCAGAAAGAAACGTTTAAATAGGGAAGGAGGGATCTCACAAGAGGGACGGAGGGTCTCACGGGATCCACCtcctcgagaagaaaagtgaACGATTCGTCCTCTGAAGGGAACAAGCGCCTCATACTGCCATAGTTAGTCAACAGAGAACCTTCTAAACAGAGGCTCTCAGAACGGGTCCAACCCCCAGCATGGCACACTTGCCGACGAAAAAGGTAAAGAGGAACACCCACATCCCGTATCTCTGTAAGTTGCTAACCGCACATAGATTTGTTTCTCGTTGAACTAATAGCTTGGCGGTGCCGCGAAAGTGGTCGCACacaaaggaagcgaaagagagggtAAGAGATCGATGGGTTGTCGTACCCCGACGTAGGCACCGACTGCAGCTGATCCCTGTTTGTCGGTCTTACCTGCCTGCTGAAGACGTCGTTCGACAAAGAGACGCCTCTGTTCCTCCTGATGGAGACGCAGCTTCAAAGTTTTGACACTGTCTTCTGTTTGAGACGCGGGGCAATGCTGTTCTGTAGAGTGGTCCGCCTGCAACCAGTCAGGGGAAAGACAACCACGCTGGGTCAGGGTACTTGAAACGAACAGTGGACAAGTTGCGAGTGTCTAGCGGCGACAGAAGACTGTCCAGCGCGCCTGGCAGCAAAAAAAGACGAGCAACACCGGATCCAGAAACTACCGAGGCGTCAAGCAAGAAAACCGTAGTACTACcaagcctcttcttccaaatAGAATTCATGGGAAACCTACACGCAGACACGGATTAATTATGTCCCTCTGCGCATCTAAGGTAATACTCGGAACTACAGAATGAATGGAACAGACTCTAAAAAGCGAGCATCCCAGCATGCCCACGGCATCGCCAACGCCTTTCACATACTGACTGTCGAAAATACACGTATAAGCGCCTGCATACGTGGACACGTTCCCATAAGAGAGACGTGTATATGGCATGCACACGCGTACATGTACATACGCTGATGTACAGGGATATGGTTCGGGCACAAGAGGAAAGATGCATGCCAGCGTCATGGATGGAacccttccttctctcggttcAATCCAGGGAAAGAGCGCTCACTGAGAGCTAAAAGTTATTGAGTGTTTCCTCGTGAAGCCAAACCGCAAACAAAGTTTCCGATATGCTAGTGCCTTGCAGGCTGTCATTCGAAGATGAAATGGACTAACATGTTGATCGTCCACGCTGCCTTCCCCCAgcagttcctcttctccctcttcttcttcatcgtcctcttcgtcctccgagagaagaacctGAAAATGCACATGTCGGCGGCATACACGACGGCGAGTTGCAGTCCGCACACCAGATGCGCACGAGTATCCGTGTGAAGTCTATGCTCTTGATAAGTGCACGTGAACGCCGAGAAGAGTTGGGCGGGTACTCTTGTTCTTTATTACTGATAAACGAAGCTTCGTCTCCGACTGGAGACAGCACTATCTTCACGGTAACCCAGATCCTCTCCGCAGGCGTCAATGAAGACGCTGAGCGCGTTGCGCACATGGAAGCGGAACAGATCTCTGAAGGAGCTCGCCATGATGGCGTCGGAATTCGCCTTAACGGTTCCTTCTCCAGTGGACGCTAGGGGACAGTGTCGCTGAATCAACGAGCTCGGTGACAGGAGACTTTTCGTGCTACTACTCGGTTTGGGAGGCAGTGGACCACCTTACCGCGTTGAACTCCTGGACTGCCCCGCGGAATGCCGACCAAGCATTCTTCATCTTTGATAAACAGGCAACGGCGgtaaagagagaaacaggggaACGAGAACAGCGCCTTGTCAGCCGCCTCTAGAGTACCCTGACTGACCCCTGAGACCTACACGGGTAGCGGGGGCCCTCGGATATATGGCTAATCCTCTTTACACAGGAAGGCTGCGAACAGAGATGGTGACAGGAAGGCAAAAGAAGACTACGGAGGCGTGCATACGCGCAGAAATGCTGGCTACACAGAGAGCTCTGTAGTTGGGCGTTGCCGAGGTTCGAGGCCGAAGAGGGGGGTGGTTCACACGCGGTCACAACTTCGGCTGGGAGCAAGCTACAGCACAGGGCATGACAGGGAATTTCCTTGCAGGAAGCGCTATGCAATCGTACACGTTGGAGACAGGGTTTTTCTGAGACAGAAATAACTTACGCATATACCGAAAGGCGTTCCAATCTCTAAAGGACGCCCGACGCCAGGCTGCACGACAAGCCTGGCTGTGGTTCGATGCGCATGTGTGCTCCTAATGGGTCACTTCGGAAACGCTGGGTACCTAGTCCATAGAATGACACAATCACCAATCGTATTCTTCCTAATGGATTTTTGATTCAGTCTTCAGTTGTGGAATGGTTTCTATTTCTTCATATCTAGACAACAAAGGCAAAGAAGTGCAAATATAATCGTCAGGTCGTGTTCACCGGACGCGCGCTCGAGGCGCCTTGCATGCGACGTTTTTTCCCGCGAAATATATTTCTTTTTTATCTGTTTCACCACCTGCCTAATAAATGTAGAAGCCTGAAGAAAAACCAGTACTTAGAACCGCTGTGGTGGTGAAGACGCTGCTTGAGGAGACTGTCGTTTGCCAAATAGGCTACTACTTAGCCTACGGCAAGGTACCTCACAGAAAGCGACTTACTTGAGATATACGGTACCATGCGCACAGAGCATGGCCACTAGAGAATACTGTTTAGTTGCCTGTAGATATTCAAACTTCAGTGACTCAATGCTTTCTATACGCGGAATGCACAGTGTCTGTCCCGTATTTCCACAGCCACAAAAGTGTAGAAACAGGGTTCCCTCGTTGAACTAAGCTGTTTGACTCGTGCCGTGTCCCTGGCATATTCTGACCAGTGTACCCTTTGTTATCATAACCCTGTGTGCGGTAACCGACGAGAAAGGCCATAAATCCCCGTCCTTACGTACGTTCCAGCATCAACATTCTGACAGTTTGGATTCTCCAGCCGAAAACGCATGTGGCCGCCTGATATCCAGAGCTGCCCGGCGCTGGACACACTAGGCATGGCCACACTCGACTTGTGCGACTGTTGCATTAGAATGCACGCCCAGTGCAGAGTGTAAAAAGTTTATCTACTAGAGGCCCAGCACGAAGCACCGCCAAACAGACGTAATTTTCGGAGACGGCCGCTTGGTGTTAACAGGTCACATTTTGAGGAGTCCCTTGGAGAGGATGCATGGACTTGTTTGGTCACTGCATTCGAAGTTGTCTCGACAGGCTTGATGAAGGCGGTTCGCACAAACAACCaaacgttttcttctgtgtctgaAGGCCGCATCGTGTGCGACGAGAAGATCGGAACACAAAACAGATTCGGACGACCATCACTAACCCCGGATGCAAGACTTATTCACAGGCGCAAGAAGAATAAGAACGGTGACGGATATTTGCAGGGCGCATTAGATCCGACTTCACACATAACATAGACTACTAGGTGCCGCCCGTTCTTCCTGCTACTTTGCGTTGAGGTTGGCGACAAGCTCTTTCAGAGCTAGGTCTTTGTTATTGTTGTGGGCGATCAGCGCTCTGAAAAGTATACATACAAAAGAAAAGCAGGGCAGTCAGAAATGCAACCGGTACACAACGTATACTCTCGATATGTCCGACCGAACAGCTTCCATTGAAGAGGGCGGTTAAGCAACTGGCAACTGGATTCGTGTCCCGAGAATCATCTCAAAGAAGTACCTTGCCAAACCTGCCTCACCAAACCGGCTTTTGAAATACGCCACTCGAATAGCCTCTGGTGCCTAAACAGCTGGTAGATGCATTCAGTGCGCACTATTACGATTTGCCGAGCACGTCACCATATTCGAGGGCTTCCTACTTGGCTATTTCCCCGTAGGTGGCTGACGGGACAATGTCCTTGATTTCCATGATGAGGACGGATTCGGCTGTCATCGTTTCCGGTcggtccttcttcctcttctctgtcttctttgcaTCTGCgcaagaaaaaacaggcagCCGCTGGTAGCATGCGTCGCCCGGCGTCAAGTCAGGGCCAGGTAGCTGGTGACCTTTCGCTCTAGAGCTGCATTCGTCCTCCCAGCGAATGAGTGCCGTCAAATCGTCTGGCGCAAGACGGTATTGCTTCGTGAAAAAAGAAATGCGCCGGTTTCTTCCGCGTTCCTTACCATCCTCTGATGACGAACCGCCATTGCTGGAGTTGCTGTCTGAGCTCTTTTCAATACTGTGCCCCATGTGCGTGCCTTCTGGTCTATCCGCGACAGGGTGAGTCCCCATGAAAACTTGCGGCGATGGATATACACAAGTAACCGGCGACTGAGGTACACTTGTGTAGGGCCCAGGCGGGGGGCCTTGCCCAGGCGCTTGCCACAGCCAACTTGGAGCGCCGCCATGAGGCGGTGGAGCAGTCACGCATCCTGGGAAAGGGCCAGGTTGAGGCGGATACGGTGGCGGTGGACCACTGCTCTGAACTGGATATTGCGGGTAAGGCGCATTCGGGGGCGGGGGATTCATAGGGTAGCTGTAAGGGGGTGGAGGGACGGGCACGGATCCGACAGGTGGATGGTTTGCCGTAAGGAG of the Neospora caninum Liverpool complete genome, chromosome XII genome contains:
- a CDS encoding putative C2 domain-containing protein — protein: MSLPRVQVVVRRGVDLPAMDSGKTSDPYIRFEYRGIQYRTETAKKTVNPVWNQQFTFVYDKEFGPHTLTFEVWDANILLKDKKMGSVTVNLQTLEENKVEDKYYPLEDAALAKIGGALQIELRLLPPHSEAKPSSGGGPQKVVVLTAEQAKAAAQGRLLLTANHPPVGSVPVPPPPYSYPMNPPPPNAPYPQYPVQSSGPPPPYPPQPGPFPGCVTAPPPHGGAPSWLWQAPGQGPPPGPYTSVPQSPVTCVYPSPQVFMGTHPVADRPEGTHMGHSIEKSSDSNSSNGGSSSEDDAKKTEKRKKDRPETMTAESVLIMEIKDIVPSATYGEIAKALIAHNNNKDLALKELVANLNAK
- a CDS encoding putative centrosomal protein, with amino-acid sequence MKNAWSAFRGAVQEFNAVLLSEDEEDDEEEEGEEELLGEGSVDDQHADHSTEQHCPASQTEDSVKTLKLRLHQEEQRRLFVERRLQQAEKETAEHTQLIVDLRNQCRLLRGPRGGPSSISTPRDAAAAAFPPPDSDLFETASLAGSPLIPLSDLRAPVRKLLHALCGSDADSGLPAFPGASRVSKRFDLSRKSSRGVEAGSASSASLPGLKGPDAGAEDSHASSEPEGNGSGTPFVDGEEECGDFGRDAQEALMQLDAACCCTERARGRAEWLLSEWTNLVASPAFQRAASATLAPCLPPSQLEWLESEAAAAASRAVPSAENSSPILDWFALSARLLECLHCLSAENDSAPAVSGEEGRTASLEKRHRRLFLSRQCSIRGSGEAAGSAVADDRGAAGAAACDNDGPVPGDIVAEKQLQDEVRLRQLLQHRISLQERRIHELEDELRNVKEAFEHQVNQTTEAAKKAEDQEAERQAQVQQHMNEALRSVRQQYDSLLQQYERLQTANRKAAQSDETERPGDPVVARSQQLECENRDLLLQVKAWQRAHADVSQSLQAASAELAEHRSHAMKVEALEKELTLSKSELARLSNLQSVQNQSELELIQSHAERDAIEAELNEARRTVESLNKVMEHMQEESDAMLQRLKGEKEQTETEVRQLRRKLRENAGAVTDLSGTREELAEAKTKVTALEEALDRFLLENAKLKDEIEKILERQQKEEDEREYYVDRRLISEMIAKHQALEGQIRRRDEVFLLICDVLQLSEEDRAKIGIRTRKGAQGDQDQGKRLSERFVEFLNEETK